One genomic window of Vicia villosa cultivar HV-30 ecotype Madison, WI unplaced genomic scaffold, Vvil1.0 ctg.003501F_1_1, whole genome shotgun sequence includes the following:
- the LOC131641072 gene encoding uncharacterized protein LOC131641072, producing MVTGDIDETMQEEEDTEGHGEEDNFHFDLEGMKVEECMEGDYECPRFVLSAWEEKRIHRPRRRGVIVKLLGRRIGYKALETRLKQMWVRKGIINIIDLSNDYYLVAFTHEEDKNAALADGPWFIYDHYLTVKDWSPDFHPERDSIESVAVWIRISGLPIEYYDPKVLSFIGDRVGKAVKVDKNTLKQERGKYARILCGS from the coding sequence ATGGTCACTGGAGATATTGATGAGACCATGCAGGAGGAAGAAGACACTGAAGGACATGGAGAGGAGGATAACTTTCACTTTGATCTTGAAGGAATGAAGGTGGAAGAATGTATGGAGGGAGACTATGAATGCCCCAGATTCGTGCTTTCTGCATGGGAGGAAAAGAGGATTCATCGACCAAGGAGGCGAGGTGTGATAGTAAAACTCTTAGGGAGAAGAATCGGATACAAGGCTTTAGAGACAAGGCTGAAGCAGATGTGGGTGCGTAAAGGTATCATCAATATCATTGACTTGAGCAATGATTATTACCTGGTTGCATTCACGCACGAAGAAGATAAGAACGCTGCTCTTGCAGATGGCCCATGGTTCATCTATGACCACTATTTAACTGTGAAGGATTGGAGTCCAGATTTTCACCCGGAACGTGACTCCATTGAAAGTGTTGCGGTCTGGATTAGGATTTCAGGACTTCCAATCGAGTATTACGATCCTAAAGTGTTAAGCTTCATTGGTGACCGTGTGGGGAAAGCTGTGAAAGTTGATAAGAACACTTTGAAGCAGGAGAGGGGGAAATACGCGCGTATTTTGTGTGGAAGTTAA